In Papaver somniferum cultivar HN1 chromosome 1, ASM357369v1, whole genome shotgun sequence, a genomic segment contains:
- the LOC113316066 gene encoding stress-related protein-like has translation MAVVDEKAQPETVDQQNPEVVDQQPEMTDRSAKENLKYLAFIHIATVQAVVLLSKIYKFAKENSGPLKPGVKSVEGTVQTVVAPVYHQFKDIPYNVLKFVDKMVDESMLPSVVKEVSREAQTIGSEVQHSGLVETARAFAMNAYAKVEPSAKEAYDKYNPIAEKYAVVTWRQLNKLPLFPTVAKIMLPAASMLADTYNGAVSNATERKLPASSFLPLIPKERIAKVFSTEAGSEMEPPLTN, from the exons ATGGCCGTTGTTGATGAAAAGGCGCAACCAGAGACGGTAGATCAACAAAACCCCGAGGTGGTAGATCAACAACCGGAAATg ACTGATAGATCTGCGAAAGAAAATCTAAAGTATTTAGCTTTCATCCATATAGCAACTGTTCAAGCCGTTGTTTTGCTCTCTAAAATCTACAAATTCGCTAAAGAAAATTCCGGTCCACTCAAACCTGGTGTCAAATCTGTTGAAGGCACTGTCCAAACCGTTGTAGCTCCTGTTTATCACCAATTCAAAGATATTCCATACAACGTTCTCAAATTCGTTGATAAAATG GTGGATGAATCAATGTTGCCATCAGTAGTGAAGGAAGTATCAAGAGAGGCTCAAACTATAGGTTCAGAAGTTCAGCACTCTGGATTGGTTGAAACTGCAAGAGCGTTTGCTATGAATGCATACGCCAAGGTCGAGCCATCTGCGAAAGAAGCTTACGACAAGTACAACCCAATTGCTGAGAAATACGCAGTTGTTACTTGGCGCCAACTGAATAAGCTTCCATTGTTTCCTACAGTGGCTAAGATTATGCTTCCTGCTGCTTCTATGTTGGCTGACACGTATAATGGTGCGGTATCTAATGCGACTGAGAGGAAGCTCCCTGCATCATCTTTCTTGCCTCTTATACCCAAGGAGAGAATTGCTAAGGTGTTTAGTACTGAAGCAGGAAGTGAAATGGAACCACCACTAACGAATTAG